In the Arthrobacter sp. 31Y genome, one interval contains:
- the htpX gene encoding zinc metalloprotease HtpX: protein MHKHNNGLKTAALFGVLWAVLLGLGAIIAAGTRSTTPIWIMALIGVGTTAYGYWNSDKIAIRSMAAYPVTEAQAPQLYQIVRELSVRANKPMPRIYLSPTMTPNAFATGRNPKNAAVCCTEGILHLLDARELRGVLGHELMHVYNRDILTSSVAAAVAGVITSVGQMLLIFGSGDRRNANPLATIAMALLAPFAASLIQMAISRTREYDADEDGAELTGDPLALASALRKIESGVSQLPLPQDQRLVNASHLMIANPFRGGGMRRMFSTHPPMKERISRLERMAGRPLS from the coding sequence GTGCATAAACACAACAATGGACTCAAGACCGCGGCGCTCTTCGGTGTGCTGTGGGCGGTGTTGTTGGGTTTGGGCGCCATCATCGCGGCCGGGACGCGCAGCACCACGCCCATCTGGATCATGGCGTTGATCGGTGTTGGGACCACTGCATATGGCTACTGGAACAGCGACAAGATCGCCATCCGTTCCATGGCTGCCTACCCCGTCACCGAGGCGCAGGCGCCGCAGCTGTATCAGATAGTTCGAGAGCTGTCCGTGCGTGCCAACAAACCCATGCCGCGGATTTACCTTTCGCCCACCATGACACCCAACGCCTTCGCCACAGGACGCAATCCAAAGAACGCTGCCGTGTGCTGTACCGAGGGCATCCTTCACTTGCTGGACGCCCGCGAACTCAGGGGCGTCCTGGGTCATGAGCTGATGCACGTATACAACCGCGACATCCTGACGTCGTCCGTTGCAGCTGCCGTGGCCGGTGTCATCACCTCCGTGGGGCAGATGCTGCTGATCTTCGGCAGCGGCGACCGGCGCAACGCCAACCCGCTGGCCACCATCGCCATGGCCTTGCTTGCGCCGTTCGCGGCTTCACTGATTCAGATGGCCATCTCCCGAACCCGCGAGTACGACGCCGATGAAGACGGTGCCGAGCTCACCGGCGACCCCCTGGCGCTCGCCTCAGCCCTGCGCAAGATCGAATCCGGGGTCAGCCAGTTGCCGCTCCCGCAGGACCAGCGGTTGGTCAATGCCTCACACCTGATGATCGCCAACCCGTTCCGCGGCGGCGGCATGCGGCGTATGTTCTCCACACACCCGCCCATGAAGGAACGGATCAGCCGGCTGGAACGGATGGCCGGGCGGCCACTCTCCTAG
- a CDS encoding MFS transporter, giving the protein MAKLLADITPLKESPAFRRLWLGASVAAIGTQLTLVAVSLEVYRLTQESFYVGLLGIFALVPLVIAGLYGGSVSDAYDRRKVALVASLVLWVTTAALALQAWLEIGNIWLLYALVAVQSGAQGINGPARSAIIPLLVRKDLLPAANALSMLTFGLSMTAGPLLAGVLVATIGFGWTYTIDVISFTFALWGLFKLPPLPPSKDAVRPGLRSVVEGFRFLGTRPNVRMTFIIDLIAMICAQPRALMPAIGAVMIGGGETTVGVLLASTAVGAFLAGLFSGPLGRVRKQGSAVVWSVIGWGASIAGFGLVVLLARDSGRDGVTAWLIPAALCCALAGISDSISAVFRTTILQSATPDHMRGRLQGVFIVVVAGGPRVGDMLAGGVTQFLSEGGVLFLGGLLCILLAWVASRMQPGFVAYDAKHPVP; this is encoded by the coding sequence GTGGCGAAACTACTGGCAGATATCACCCCGTTAAAGGAGAGCCCCGCTTTTAGGCGGCTCTGGCTAGGGGCCTCCGTGGCTGCCATCGGAACCCAGCTGACCTTGGTGGCTGTCAGCCTGGAGGTCTATCGGCTCACGCAGGAGAGCTTCTACGTGGGCCTCCTGGGCATCTTTGCTCTGGTGCCACTGGTCATTGCCGGGCTCTACGGGGGCTCCGTTTCGGACGCCTACGATCGCCGAAAGGTTGCACTCGTCGCCTCGCTGGTGCTGTGGGTCACCACGGCCGCATTGGCCTTGCAAGCGTGGCTGGAAATCGGCAATATCTGGCTTCTCTACGCGCTGGTAGCCGTTCAAAGCGGCGCCCAGGGCATCAACGGCCCGGCCCGCAGTGCCATCATTCCGCTGCTGGTCCGCAAGGATCTGCTTCCCGCAGCCAACGCCCTGAGCATGCTGACGTTTGGCCTGTCCATGACCGCCGGGCCGCTCCTGGCAGGCGTCCTTGTGGCCACCATCGGATTCGGCTGGACGTACACCATTGATGTCATCAGCTTTACCTTCGCACTGTGGGGGCTCTTCAAACTCCCGCCCCTGCCGCCGTCCAAGGATGCCGTGCGGCCAGGGCTGCGCTCCGTGGTGGAGGGCTTTCGGTTCCTGGGGACACGGCCCAACGTTCGCATGACCTTCATCATTGACCTCATCGCCATGATCTGCGCCCAACCCCGGGCTTTGATGCCAGCCATCGGGGCTGTGATGATCGGTGGCGGCGAAACAACCGTGGGTGTGCTGCTCGCTTCCACAGCCGTGGGTGCTTTCCTGGCCGGGCTGTTTTCCGGGCCCCTGGGGAGGGTCCGCAAGCAGGGCAGCGCCGTGGTGTGGTCGGTGATTGGTTGGGGTGCCTCCATTGCCGGCTTCGGTCTGGTGGTGCTGCTCGCCAGGGATTCCGGCCGCGATGGCGTCACTGCCTGGCTGATCCCGGCTGCTCTGTGCTGTGCCCTCGCCGGGATCTCGGACTCCATCAGCGCCGTCTTCCGCACCACCATCCTCCAGTCAGCCACTCCGGACCACATGCGGGGCCGGCTCCAGGGTGTGTTCATTGTGGTGGTGGCCGGAGGACCCCGGGTGGGGGACATGCTGGCCGGCGGTGTCACCCAGTTCCTCAGTGAAGGCGGAGTGTTGTTCCTTGGCGGACTTCTTTGCATTCTCCTGGCATGGGTGGCTTCACGAATGCAGCCCGGATTCGTCGCCTACGACGCCAAACACCCTGTGCCCTGA
- a CDS encoding Fur family transcriptional regulator, with the protein MTDHTAEQAEWAAALHAHGRRVTKQRLAVLAAVQHHPHSPAEGILAAARTELPELTAQSVYVVLSDLTDLQMLRRFEPPHSPALYETRVGDNHHHAVCISCGKVEDVDCAVGHAPCLTPHWDENSKPMTIQIADVLYQGVCQDCQSKQQLPVTSVTQK; encoded by the coding sequence ATGACAGATCACACAGCCGAGCAAGCAGAATGGGCAGCCGCCCTGCATGCCCACGGCCGGCGTGTGACCAAGCAGCGGCTGGCAGTACTCGCCGCAGTCCAGCACCATCCGCATTCCCCGGCAGAAGGCATTCTTGCCGCTGCCCGCACAGAGCTTCCTGAACTGACGGCGCAGTCCGTTTACGTAGTGCTCAGCGACCTCACGGACCTGCAGATGCTGCGCCGCTTTGAACCTCCGCACTCCCCGGCTCTTTACGAAACCCGGGTGGGCGACAACCACCATCACGCCGTATGCATCAGCTGCGGCAAGGTGGAGGACGTGGATTGCGCCGTGGGCCACGCACCGTGCCTCACCCCGCACTGGGATGAAAATTCCAAGCCCATGACCATCCAGATTGCAGATGTCCTGTACCAGGGCGTGTGCCAGGATTGCCAGTCCAAACAACAGCTTCCCGTAACTTCCGTAACTCAGAAATAA